In Amblyraja radiata isolate CabotCenter1 chromosome 39, sAmbRad1.1.pri, whole genome shotgun sequence, the following proteins share a genomic window:
- the LOC116967420 gene encoding lysoplasmalogenase-like protein TMEM86A isoform X2 yields the protein MGVKWPRDWFQVLKEISRLAPFLLSVFIYFALASQSSCPVWLRAFLKCLPILLLCAYILTLRIDLHTHSKAPKLLAGLLFSAVGDILRSLSSQFHLLHGDSMFGLSHICYIWMFGLKPLNLLAGVFLLVIGTVYLLFLSRCLWEHQPLQWAAYIYIGLIGTMVWRASAGALFNHQWSWVKLFATVGGMLLAVSDFTYTVSAFCFPVYHSGMIAATYYLAQMLITLSAVYSESAVGKNRK from the exons GTACTGAAGGAGATCTCCAGGTTGGCACCTTTCCTGCTGAGTGTCTTCATTTACTTTGCATTGGCGTCACAGTCTTCTTGTCCCGTCTGGCTGAGAGCCTTCCTGAAATGTTTGCCGATTTTACTCCTCTGTGCCTATATTTTGACCCTTCGGATAGATCTGCACACACACTCGAAGGCTCCAAAGCTCCTTGCCGGCCTGCTGTTTTCCGCAGTTGGAGACATCCTCCGCAGCCTCTCATCGCAGTTCCACCTCCTGCACG GTGACTCCATGTTTGGACTCTCACACATCTGCTACATCTGGATGTTTGGTTTGAAGCCTTTGAACCTGCTGGCGGGCGTTTTCCTGCTGGTTATAGGCACCGTCTACTTGCTGTTCCTGAGTAGATGCCTGTGGGAGCACCAGCCATTGCAGTGGGCAGCCTACATCTACATCGGCTTGATTGGAACCATGGTGTGGCGTGCCAGTGCTGGGGCACTGTTCAACCACCAGTGGTCTTGGGTCAAACTGTTTGCCACTGTTGGGGGAATGCTCCTCGCAGTCTCCGATTTCACCTACACCGTCAGTGCCTTCTGTTTCCCGGTGTACCACTCCGGAATGATCGCGGCCACCTATTATTTGGCCCAGATGCTTATCACCCTCTCGGCTGTATACAGCGAGAGTGCAGTTGGCAAGAACAGAAAGTAA